One window from the genome of Aptenodytes patagonicus chromosome 4, bAptPat1.pri.cur, whole genome shotgun sequence encodes:
- the PAIP2B gene encoding polyadenylate-binding protein-interacting protein 2B has translation MMNGSDLASTTASSPKSKEDQVVNGHDEKENNPFAEYMWMENEEDFNRQVEEELQEQEFLDRCFQEMLEEEDQDWFIPSRDLPQGMGQLQQQLNGLSVGDGHSSEDILSKSNLNPDAKEFVPGVKY, from the exons ATGATGAATGGCTCCGACCTCGCCAGTACGACGGCGTCCAGTCCCAAATCCAAAGAGGACCAAGTAGTGAACGGCCAcgatgaaaaggaaaacaaccccTTTGCAGAGTACATGTGGATGGAGAACGAAGAAGACTTCAACAGACAG gtggaggaggagctgcaggagcaggagttCCTCGACCGCTGCTTccaggagatgctggaggaggAAGACCAGGACTGGTTCATTCCATcgcgcgacctgccccagggcatggggcagctgcagcagcagctgaacggGCTCTCCGTCGGCGACGGCCACAGTTCGGAGGACATTCTG AGCAAAAGCAACTTGAATCCAGATGCCAAGGAGTTTGTGCCCGGCGTGAAGTACTGA